The following coding sequences are from one Deinococcus sp. JMULE3 window:
- a CDS encoding DUF4375 domain-containing protein, whose protein sequence is MIPALESDLTRLLAAARTFDFTAWLDTLPQRDRHLIVLHTLVASVGNGGFQQWVGWNYRENQEAVLRLALARFAEHCPGQRAAVTEVLALIDQTHRFAPPSFSRLSDDQADALATLDDRFYALTDRFRAALGEYLLRWQ, encoded by the coding sequence ATGATTCCAGCCCTCGAATCCGACCTGACCCGCCTGCTCGCCGCCGCCCGCACCTTCGACTTCACCGCGTGGCTCGACACCCTGCCCCAGCGCGACCGCCACCTGATCGTGCTGCACACCCTCGTCGCGTCCGTCGGGAACGGCGGCTTCCAGCAGTGGGTCGGCTGGAACTACCGCGAGAACCAGGAGGCCGTGCTCCGCCTGGCGCTGGCCCGCTTCGCCGAGCACTGCCCCGGTCAGCGCGCGGCCGTGACCGAGGTCCTCGCGCTGATCGATCAGACCCACCGCTTCGCCCCGCCGTCGTTCAGCCGGTTGAGTGACGATCAGGCCGATGCCCTGGCCACGCTCGACGACCGGTTCTATGCCCTCACCGACCGCTTCCGCGCGGCGCTGGGCGAGTACCTGCTGCGCTGGCAGTAA
- a CDS encoding ParA family protein, which produces MSRGPILIGMASLKGGVGKTTSAVHIAGRFAEQGRKVLLADGDRIRTATTWAARGHLPFTVGSERSLARAAEYDVVIIDSRGGPETVELVELAQACHQLVLPVQADIPSIDGAQQTVNVLREHGVQDEQFVVMLTRVKKQRVGEGREAITSLNMPLLAGKIRQSDAFVDAANEGVLVRDVRGNKLARSCWQDYIEVTRELEARIGARA; this is translated from the coding sequence GTGAGTCGCGGTCCCATCCTCATCGGCATGGCCAGCCTCAAGGGCGGGGTCGGCAAGACCACCAGCGCTGTCCACATCGCCGGGCGCTTCGCCGAGCAGGGCCGGAAAGTCCTCCTGGCGGACGGCGACCGCATCCGCACCGCCACCACCTGGGCGGCGCGCGGGCACCTGCCGTTCACGGTCGGCAGTGAACGCAGCCTCGCCCGCGCCGCCGAATACGACGTCGTGATCATCGACAGCCGCGGCGGACCCGAGACCGTGGAACTGGTCGAACTGGCGCAGGCCTGCCACCAGCTGGTCCTGCCGGTGCAGGCGGACATCCCCAGCATCGACGGGGCGCAGCAGACCGTGAACGTCCTGCGCGAGCATGGCGTGCAGGACGAGCAGTTCGTGGTGATGCTGACCCGCGTCAAGAAACAGCGCGTCGGTGAGGGCCGCGAGGCGATCACCAGCCTGAACATGCCGCTGCTGGCCGGGAAGATCCGGCAGAGCGACGCGTTCGTCGACGCGGCGAACGAGGGCGTGCTGGTGCGCGACGTGCGCGGGAACAAACTGGCCCGGAGCTGCTGGCAGGATTACATCGAGGTCACCCGTGAACTCGAAGCGCGGATCGGGGCGCGGGCATGA
- a CDS encoding HU family DNA-binding protein: MPNNASTAPKAAASRIAKTELVDRVAAETGLTKKQAGDAFDAMVDAVINGLRNGQSVGLPGLGTLSVRATKARTGVKPGTSEKIQIPAGKKIGFKVASTLKDNL; the protein is encoded by the coding sequence ATGCCAAATAACGCCTCCACCGCACCCAAAGCCGCCGCCTCCCGGATCGCCAAGACGGAACTCGTCGACCGGGTCGCTGCCGAGACCGGTCTGACCAAGAAACAGGCCGGTGACGCGTTCGACGCCATGGTCGACGCCGTCATCAACGGCCTGAGGAACGGCCAGAGCGTCGGCCTGCCCGGCCTGGGCACGCTGAGCGTCCGCGCAACCAAGGCCCGCACTGGCGTGAAGCCCGGCACCAGCGAGAAGATCCAGATCCCGGCCGGGAAGAAGATCGGGTTCAAGGTCGCCAGCACGCTGAAAGACAACCTGTAA
- a CDS encoding DEAD/DEAH box helicase gives MNVRDRFEPVFAVQNSAEPLPWQNGHPLGQRSAGSGRKWRHTWYGGAYELERVKHILDVALKRPGETYEEIVRSESCLFAVSFTDEGRPLFDTFVVSSCAWALGQLTSTGRMPDPDLFETASDALRKAFELAFAVQPGDARGEQILQWGFAAGRVMTGTELGEFTQKVARTLGVQDVLKPGESRIRSFAVSSAKHLSPDEQDFLNSFYLKDLGRVSQAMARGQVGSGLRTYLTPQDRLPVRERVDVRDELDVVLAQLSPDLIPSGSWPAKDHHPLVLSQQFAVNTALSSLQGGGLTSVNGPPGTGKTTLLRDLVSAVIVQRAEQLALLTSPAQAFQGSSGYRVGKFNRRANTFRNQFLGFEIVVASSNNGAVENITLEIPKLDAVDPSWLSPGADPVVDYFAEIATAVIGKEAWALLAARLGNKQNRSDFISKFWYGDRAGSSSAAAGFRTYLQGHEGGAVDWPRAVQRYQRAVKSEQAIRQQRQQAHAMLMRHREVLNSLRSIPVQLADLEGALARVDVQISGAHSAEQAAVTDVTDCESRRSHHATLRPGVWANLLSLGRDLRTWQEQDAQHVTSIEEASRTLKAARQATRSARDAKAELERKQRDLQKSLGHLQAEAQRLTGELHTVRTSLGVHFPDLQVWATDDEAREHSSPWLDPAWNAARRRVFLEALNLHRAFITANATAFRQNLTVAMDLLSGDFPAGAADEAARTAWASLCFVVPVLSTTFASFDRLFARMGRESLGWLLIDEAGQAVPQAAAGAIWRAKRTLVVGDPLQLEPVVTLPESVQEALRTHHRVAEAFAPRVTSVQELADRTTRYGTALRRDDGSHLWVGSPLRVHRRCDEPMFTISNRVAYAGMMVFGTSHKQAVNLPASGWIDVQGPADSHYVPAEGEALKRLLSTLLHSGQAPGEIYLISPFRAVVKELREIGRAAGVQLTGTVHTVQGKEANVVILVLGGHPSNVGAKAWAASSPNLLNVAVSRAKRRLYVIGDRSAWQAHPYFSEMSTVLHPFDDSGMNGPLWN, from the coding sequence GTGAATGTCCGCGACCGATTTGAACCTGTTTTTGCCGTGCAGAACAGTGCAGAACCACTCCCATGGCAGAACGGTCACCCGCTGGGTCAGCGCTCCGCAGGGTCAGGGCGAAAGTGGCGGCACACCTGGTACGGCGGAGCGTATGAACTGGAGCGGGTGAAGCACATCCTTGACGTGGCACTCAAACGACCGGGTGAAACGTACGAGGAGATTGTTCGGAGTGAAAGCTGCCTGTTCGCCGTGAGTTTTACAGATGAGGGCCGTCCACTCTTCGACACGTTTGTCGTGTCTTCCTGCGCGTGGGCGCTGGGGCAACTGACGAGCACCGGGCGGATGCCTGATCCGGATCTCTTCGAAACGGCCAGTGACGCTCTCCGGAAAGCGTTCGAGCTGGCGTTTGCTGTTCAGCCGGGCGATGCCCGAGGCGAACAGATCCTGCAATGGGGATTTGCGGCTGGACGAGTCATGACCGGCACGGAACTTGGAGAGTTCACGCAGAAGGTGGCACGTACCCTTGGCGTGCAGGACGTCCTGAAGCCTGGTGAATCCAGAATCAGGAGCTTCGCGGTGTCGAGTGCGAAGCACCTGTCACCAGACGAACAGGACTTCCTCAACAGCTTCTACCTGAAGGATCTGGGGCGGGTGTCACAGGCCATGGCACGGGGTCAGGTCGGCAGCGGCCTGCGGACCTACCTGACCCCGCAGGACCGTCTTCCAGTCCGTGAACGCGTCGACGTCCGTGATGAGCTGGACGTCGTGCTGGCACAGCTCAGCCCGGATCTGATTCCCTCGGGAAGCTGGCCAGCGAAGGATCATCATCCACTTGTCCTCAGTCAGCAGTTCGCGGTGAACACCGCGCTCAGTTCACTGCAGGGCGGTGGGCTCACGAGTGTCAATGGTCCCCCCGGAACGGGCAAGACCACGCTGCTGCGGGATCTCGTGTCGGCCGTGATCGTGCAACGGGCTGAGCAACTCGCGCTGCTTACGTCACCTGCGCAGGCATTTCAGGGCAGTAGCGGGTACCGGGTCGGGAAGTTCAACCGGCGGGCAAACACGTTCCGGAATCAATTCCTGGGTTTCGAGATCGTGGTTGCCTCCAGCAATAACGGCGCGGTTGAGAACATCACGCTGGAAATTCCGAAGCTGGACGCGGTCGATCCTTCCTGGCTGTCTCCTGGCGCTGATCCCGTGGTGGATTACTTTGCCGAAATCGCGACAGCAGTCATCGGGAAAGAGGCGTGGGCTCTCCTGGCTGCCCGTCTGGGCAACAAGCAGAACCGGAGTGACTTCATCTCCAAGTTCTGGTACGGCGATCGGGCCGGGAGTTCAAGTGCCGCGGCAGGATTCCGGACTTACCTTCAGGGTCACGAGGGTGGTGCGGTCGACTGGCCGCGAGCAGTTCAGCGGTATCAACGCGCCGTGAAGTCGGAACAGGCCATCCGTCAGCAAAGGCAGCAGGCACACGCGATGCTGATGCGCCACAGGGAAGTTCTGAACTCACTGCGGAGCATTCCCGTCCAACTCGCTGATCTGGAGGGTGCGCTGGCGAGAGTGGACGTTCAGATCAGTGGCGCGCATTCGGCAGAGCAGGCCGCCGTCACGGACGTCACGGACTGTGAAAGTCGGCGGTCTCACCACGCCACGCTCCGACCTGGGGTCTGGGCCAACCTGCTTTCCCTGGGACGGGACTTGCGAACGTGGCAGGAGCAGGACGCGCAGCATGTCACGTCGATTGAGGAAGCATCCCGGACATTGAAGGCCGCGAGGCAGGCGACCCGATCCGCGCGTGATGCGAAAGCCGAACTTGAACGGAAACAGAGGGATCTGCAGAAGAGCCTGGGACACCTCCAGGCGGAAGCTCAGCGGCTGACGGGTGAATTACACACGGTGAGGACCTCGCTGGGCGTGCATTTCCCTGACCTGCAGGTGTGGGCGACCGATGACGAGGCGCGGGAGCATTCCTCACCGTGGCTCGATCCTGCATGGAACGCCGCGCGCAGGCGCGTGTTCCTCGAAGCTTTGAACCTGCACCGCGCCTTTATCACGGCGAATGCCACAGCGTTCAGGCAAAACCTCACGGTGGCGATGGATCTGCTGAGTGGTGACTTTCCGGCGGGCGCAGCGGATGAGGCTGCGAGGACGGCCTGGGCGAGCCTTTGCTTCGTCGTGCCGGTCTTATCCACCACTTTCGCCAGCTTCGACCGGCTGTTCGCACGAATGGGCAGGGAAAGCCTGGGCTGGCTGTTGATTGATGAGGCTGGTCAGGCCGTACCACAGGCGGCTGCGGGAGCGATCTGGCGGGCGAAACGCACGCTGGTGGTTGGTGATCCGTTACAGCTGGAGCCTGTCGTGACACTGCCTGAATCCGTTCAGGAAGCCCTCCGGACGCACCATCGGGTCGCGGAGGCGTTTGCTCCCCGTGTGACGAGTGTGCAGGAATTGGCTGACCGGACCACGCGGTACGGCACTGCCCTGCGGCGGGACGATGGCAGTCACCTGTGGGTGGGTTCGCCGCTCAGAGTGCACCGTCGGTGTGATGAGCCGATGTTCACGATCTCGAATCGCGTGGCGTACGCAGGCATGATGGTCTTTGGTACTTCCCACAAGCAAGCAGTGAATCTGCCGGCGAGTGGCTGGATCGATGTGCAAGGCCCGGCTGACTCGCACTACGTCCCGGCTGAAGGGGAAGCCCTGAAGCGATTGCTATCCACGTTGCTTCACTCTGGGCAGGCACCTGGGGAGATCTATCTGATCTCTCCGTTCCGAGCTGTCGTCAAGGAGTTACGCGAAATCGGCCGGGCAGCGGGAGTTCAGTTGACTGGGACCGTGCATACGGTTCAGGGTAAAGAGGCAAACGTTGTCATTCTCGTGTTGGGCGGTCATCCATCGAATGTCGGAGCCAAGGCCTGGGCGGCCAGCAGCCCGAATCTGTTGAACGTGGCCGTCAGTCGGGCAAAGCGGCGACTCTACGTGATCGGGGACCGCAGTGCTTGGCAAGCCCATCCATACTTCTCGGAAATGTCGACGGTTCTTCACCCGTTTGACGATTCAGGAATGAACGGCCCGCTGTGGAATTGA
- a CDS encoding AP2/ERF family transcription factor yields the protein MRVQNTGRTILLDPGILPPDTKVRDAKPSRSAPSLQVFRWDRELKKTVATSLSALIMGKAPEGHIWMHCNGDHYDFRCENLLAVPNGRQAAKKSHPTLFPGYEERLKVREKKPRRKPTPGLIGVTQTRGGRWKASIKEGRNAHGGFTNRSLGVYDTSEEAARAYDRALIGLGRPPVNFPDFSV from the coding sequence ATGAGAGTCCAGAACACTGGCCGCACCATCCTGCTCGACCCCGGCATCCTGCCCCCCGACACCAAGGTCAGGGACGCCAAGCCGAGCAGGTCCGCCCCCAGCCTGCAGGTCTTCAGGTGGGACCGTGAACTGAAGAAGACCGTCGCCACCTCGCTCTCGGCCCTGATCATGGGTAAGGCGCCCGAGGGCCACATCTGGATGCACTGCAACGGGGACCACTACGACTTCCGCTGCGAGAACCTGCTCGCCGTGCCGAACGGCCGCCAGGCTGCCAAGAAGAGCCACCCCACGCTCTTCCCCGGCTACGAGGAGCGCCTCAAGGTCCGCGAGAAGAAGCCCCGCCGCAAGCCCACACCCGGCCTGATCGGCGTCACCCAAACCAGGGGCGGGCGCTGGAAGGCCAGCATCAAGGAGGGCCGCAACGCCCACGGCGGATTCACCAACCGCTCGCTCGGCGTGTACGACACCTCCGAGGAGGCGGCCCGCGCCTACGACCGCGCCCTGATTGGCCTGGGGAGGCCTCCGGTCAACTTCCCTGATTTCAGTGTTTGA
- a CDS encoding class I SAM-dependent DNA methyltransferase: protein MHPQEFAAKWRTRAFEVTEEQAYQEHYADVASLVGGPVPGQAGAPAGLTYQAGVSKIGSKDFGKADVFLPRHFIWEAKRAQKTADARARKLGDALAQASLYAYELGNPPLMIVTDFVEIRVHTVFTATAPRMYRITLDDIEQNRKLEATDLTALQVLHAAFHRPELLNPARQRQEMTTQATEQVGEVAQSMVRRGLGQLEVSHFLMRLVFAMFAEDVGLLDDTPLTRVLKRSAEHPERSRGYLEELFGAMQTGGEFWGADVRHFNGGLFDSDRALDLTAAEAHALLGAARLNWSKVEPAIFGTLFEHSLDSGTRGKRGAHYTPVQDILDVTVPVVLEPLRAEWDAVKDNVRTLLGGKAKDRLQKATGALQAFHQRLAGVTVLDPACGSGNFLVVTLRHLLDLESEVIGLAREIGAPFVLFPSRITPQQLRGIEVEPFAHELASVSVWIAFLQWKAAHPSDEWPTPILRNYGSIQHMDAVFDEKTGKEPEWPAAEFIVGNPPFLGNTRMRQRLGDAYTEGLRAAYEGRVPGFADFVMYWFEKARAEIQAGRTRRAGLIATNSIRGGANAAVLQRLQETGGIFLAWPDRAWVQDGAAVRVSVVGFDDGTQQARTTHWHDGDEADLTSRVTRSQPVAAFNADLTSGVDVRQARRLSENAGLSFEGVKPAGKFDLPGAVAREWLDLPNPTGVSNRDVLKPYVTGEDVMDRSKDRWTVDFAQMVLEQAEQYRRPMQHVTEHVKPVREKNNRAVYRQKWWIYSEARPNMREALKPLERFIGTSRVAKHRVFVWLPTSVVPSDLVTVIASDQDYMFGVLNSGIHVAWATRLGTSLEDRPRYTPTTTFETFPFPQPSPERREKIEAAARYLEQARAYLHGKDAPGRKGGVKLGLTDMYNLLTEYRVTRVEAVAGLSTLADAHEMLDQAVAAAYGWDWPLSEDDVLARLLALNLERAAATA from the coding sequence ATGCATCCCCAGGAATTCGCGGCCAAATGGCGCACCCGGGCCTTTGAGGTCACCGAGGAACAGGCCTACCAGGAACACTACGCCGACGTCGCCAGTCTCGTGGGTGGCCCCGTGCCCGGTCAGGCCGGGGCACCGGCCGGGCTGACGTACCAGGCGGGCGTGAGCAAGATCGGCTCGAAGGACTTTGGGAAGGCCGACGTGTTCCTGCCCCGGCATTTCATCTGGGAGGCCAAACGCGCGCAGAAAACAGCGGACGCCCGCGCCAGGAAACTCGGGGACGCCCTGGCGCAGGCCAGCCTGTACGCGTACGAGCTGGGCAACCCGCCCCTGATGATTGTCACAGACTTCGTGGAGATCCGCGTGCACACGGTCTTCACCGCGACCGCGCCCCGCATGTACCGCATCACCCTGGACGACATCGAGCAGAACCGGAAGCTCGAAGCAACGGACCTGACCGCCCTGCAGGTCCTGCACGCCGCCTTCCACCGCCCGGAACTGCTGAACCCGGCGCGGCAACGGCAGGAGATGACCACCCAGGCGACCGAGCAGGTCGGGGAGGTCGCGCAGAGCATGGTCCGCCGCGGCCTGGGCCAGCTGGAGGTGTCGCACTTCCTGATGCGGCTGGTGTTCGCAATGTTCGCCGAGGACGTCGGTCTGCTCGACGATACGCCGCTCACCCGCGTCCTGAAACGCAGCGCCGAGCACCCCGAACGGTCACGCGGGTACCTCGAGGAGCTGTTCGGGGCGATGCAGACGGGCGGGGAGTTCTGGGGCGCGGACGTCCGGCACTTCAACGGCGGGCTGTTCGACAGTGACCGGGCACTGGACCTCACGGCCGCGGAGGCGCACGCACTGCTGGGCGCGGCGCGGCTGAACTGGTCGAAGGTCGAACCGGCCATCTTCGGCACGCTGTTCGAGCACAGCCTCGACTCGGGCACCCGCGGGAAGCGCGGCGCGCACTACACGCCGGTGCAGGACATCCTCGACGTGACCGTCCCGGTCGTCCTCGAACCCCTGCGAGCCGAGTGGGACGCCGTGAAGGACAACGTCCGCACGCTGCTGGGCGGGAAGGCGAAAGACCGCCTCCAGAAGGCCACTGGGGCCCTGCAGGCGTTCCACCAGCGGCTCGCGGGCGTCACCGTCCTCGACCCGGCCTGCGGGAGCGGGAACTTCCTGGTGGTGACCCTCAGGCACCTGCTGGACCTGGAGAGTGAGGTGATCGGCCTGGCGCGGGAGATCGGGGCGCCGTTCGTGCTGTTCCCCAGCCGCATCACGCCCCAGCAGCTGCGTGGCATCGAGGTGGAACCGTTCGCGCATGAACTGGCGTCGGTCAGCGTGTGGATCGCGTTCCTCCAGTGGAAGGCCGCGCACCCCAGCGACGAGTGGCCCACGCCCATCCTGCGGAACTACGGCAGCATCCAGCACATGGACGCCGTGTTCGACGAGAAGACCGGCAAAGAACCCGAGTGGCCAGCAGCAGAGTTCATCGTGGGCAACCCGCCCTTCCTGGGGAACACCCGCATGCGCCAGCGGCTCGGGGACGCGTACACCGAGGGTCTGCGCGCCGCGTACGAGGGGCGCGTGCCGGGCTTCGCGGACTTCGTCATGTACTGGTTCGAGAAGGCCCGCGCGGAGATCCAGGCGGGCCGCACGCGCCGGGCAGGGCTGATCGCCACGAACAGCATCCGGGGCGGCGCGAACGCCGCGGTGCTCCAGCGCCTGCAGGAGACCGGGGGGATCTTCCTGGCGTGGCCGGACCGGGCGTGGGTGCAGGACGGCGCGGCGGTGCGCGTGAGCGTGGTGGGCTTCGACGACGGGACGCAGCAGGCACGCACCACGCACTGGCACGACGGGGATGAAGCTGATCTGACCAGCCGCGTGACGCGGTCGCAGCCGGTCGCGGCGTTCAACGCGGACCTGACGAGCGGGGTGGATGTGCGGCAGGCGCGGCGACTGTCGGAGAACGCCGGGCTGTCCTTCGAGGGCGTGAAACCGGCCGGGAAGTTCGATCTGCCCGGCGCCGTGGCGCGGGAGTGGCTGGACCTGCCGAACCCCACGGGCGTCAGCAATCGCGACGTGCTGAAGCCATATGTCACGGGGGAAGACGTGATGGACCGCAGCAAGGACCGCTGGACGGTTGACTTCGCTCAGATGGTGTTGGAGCAAGCCGAACAATACCGACGACCCATGCAGCACGTGACGGAACACGTCAAGCCCGTGCGTGAGAAGAACAATCGCGCCGTGTACCGGCAGAAGTGGTGGATCTATTCCGAAGCTCGGCCCAACATGCGTGAGGCGTTGAAGCCGCTGGAACGCTTCATCGGGACGTCCCGGGTGGCGAAGCACCGGGTGTTCGTGTGGCTCCCGACCTCGGTCGTGCCTTCTGATCTGGTCACGGTGATCGCGTCGGATCAGGACTACATGTTCGGCGTGCTGAACAGCGGCATCCATGTGGCGTGGGCGACGCGCCTGGGAACCAGCCTGGAGGACCGTCCACGGTACACGCCGACCACGACGTTCGAGACGTTCCCGTTCCCACAGCCGTCCCCGGAGCGCCGGGAGAAGATCGAGGCGGCGGCCCGGTATCTGGAGCAGGCCCGCGCGTACCTGCACGGGAAGGACGCCCCTGGCCGGAAGGGGGGCGTGAAGCTAGGCCTCACGGACATGTACAACCTGCTGACCGAGTACCGCGTGACGAGAGTGGAGGCGGTGGCGGGATTGAGCACGCTGGCGGACGCGCACGAGATGCTCGACCAGGCGGTGGCTGCCGCGTACGGCTGGGACTGGCCCCTGAGCGAGGACGACGTGCTCGCGCGGCTGCTGGCGCTGAACCTGGAGCGGGCCGCAGCCACAGCCTGA
- the istA gene encoding IS21 family transposase, giving the protein MRKIREVLRLKLDLKLSDHQVGQSVGLARSTVQDYVIRAKQAGLTWPLPPDLDDHQLEQQLFKQQDQAAQRAVHIPDWAALDRELRRKGVTRQLLWEEYRRQHPDGWQYATFNEHYRHWKAASGLTMRQTHRAGEKLFVDYAGLTVPITDPKTGKVSAGQVFVATLGASDYTYAEVTRTQSVPDWIASHVRALAFFGGVPDIIVPDNLKAGVHHASRYEPELNRTYQEFAQHYDVAIIPTRVRKPKDKALVEVHVQIVERRILAPLRDRVLFSVSEANALIWALVEALNQQPFQKRPGSRRSEFEALDRPLLRPLPIQPFEIAEWKQAVVGLDYHVVVLGHAYSVPHLHARTRVDVRLTPQLIEIYRAGQRIAVHHRVSEEHGRTMRHTTLAEHMPTHHRQLAALNADALIQQAQAIGEQTAALVCAIFDGEQHPEQQKRTVLGILRLHREYGARLEAACRRALFLQAHSLQSVRSILKHRLDEAELPAASEVLPVAVHSNLRGPQYFADLDEPDTDRVLN; this is encoded by the coding sequence ATGCGAAAAATCAGAGAAGTCTTGCGCTTGAAGTTGGACCTCAAACTGAGCGACCACCAGGTCGGGCAGAGTGTCGGTCTGGCGCGCAGCACGGTTCAGGACTACGTCATCCGAGCGAAACAGGCCGGGCTGACCTGGCCACTTCCCCCTGACCTGGATGACCACCAGCTTGAACAGCAACTGTTCAAGCAACAGGATCAGGCGGCGCAGCGTGCCGTGCACATTCCCGATTGGGCTGCACTGGACCGAGAACTCCGGCGCAAAGGCGTTACACGCCAACTCCTGTGGGAAGAATATCGGCGCCAGCATCCCGATGGCTGGCAGTACGCGACGTTCAACGAACACTACCGTCACTGGAAAGCCGCGAGCGGTTTGACCATGCGTCAAACCCACCGAGCAGGGGAAAAACTCTTCGTCGACTACGCCGGACTGACCGTGCCCATCACGGATCCAAAAACCGGAAAAGTAAGTGCAGGACAGGTGTTTGTGGCGACCCTGGGAGCCAGTGACTATACCTACGCGGAAGTCACACGCACGCAGAGCGTTCCGGACTGGATTGCCTCGCATGTCCGTGCCCTGGCGTTTTTCGGCGGTGTCCCGGACATCATCGTTCCTGACAACCTCAAGGCTGGCGTGCACCACGCCAGCCGCTACGAACCTGAGCTGAACCGCACCTATCAGGAGTTTGCCCAGCACTACGATGTCGCGATCATTCCGACCCGGGTTCGTAAGCCCAAAGACAAGGCCCTGGTCGAAGTGCATGTGCAAATCGTGGAACGCCGGATTCTGGCGCCCCTTCGTGATCGGGTGTTGTTCAGCGTGTCGGAAGCGAATGCACTGATCTGGGCGCTGGTCGAGGCACTGAATCAGCAACCGTTTCAGAAACGACCCGGCAGTCGGCGCAGTGAGTTCGAAGCCCTGGATCGCCCCCTACTCCGCCCTTTACCCATCCAACCGTTCGAAATTGCGGAGTGGAAGCAGGCTGTGGTGGGGCTGGATTACCACGTCGTCGTCCTGGGGCACGCCTATAGCGTGCCCCACCTGCACGCCAGGACGCGGGTGGATGTTCGCCTGACTCCGCAGCTCATCGAAATCTACCGGGCAGGACAGCGGATCGCCGTGCACCACCGGGTGTCAGAGGAGCACGGCAGGACGATGCGGCACACGACATTGGCGGAACATATGCCGACCCATCATCGGCAGCTCGCTGCTCTGAACGCGGATGCCTTGATCCAGCAAGCCCAAGCCATTGGTGAACAGACCGCCGCGCTGGTCTGCGCCATTTTCGATGGTGAACAGCATCCTGAACAGCAAAAACGCACGGTGTTGGGCATTCTCCGGTTGCACCGTGAATATGGCGCGCGGCTGGAAGCCGCGTGCCGCCGTGCCCTGTTTTTGCAGGCCCACAGCCTGCAGAGCGTCCGTTCCATCCTGAAGCACCGCCTGGACGAGGCCGAACTGCCCGCGGCCTCTGAGGTGCTGCCCGTGGCGGTTCACAGCAATCTCCGTGGCCCGCAGTACTTCGCCGATCTCGACGAACCCGACACGGACCGCGTGTTGAATTGA
- the istB gene encoding IS21-like element helper ATPase IstB: MLLHPVIQQLRTLKLDGMALALQEQQEQASIRELSFEERLTLLLERERVIRDTKGMQRRLSAARLKQNVSMEEVDVKHPRGLDAKLFRSLHSGQWIAEKRGVIITGPTGVGKTFIGCALAHQACRQGFTALYAQTGRLLGDMTLAKGDGRYLKLLAHLAKVQVLILDDWGLDVPTPEGRRILLEILDDRYERSSTIITSQFPTSAWHANLGDPTLADAILDRVLHHAYRIELKGESLRKRSRHLTPSAVSLS; encoded by the coding sequence ATGCTCCTGCACCCTGTGATTCAACAACTCCGCACGCTCAAACTCGATGGCATGGCCCTGGCGCTTCAGGAACAGCAGGAACAGGCCAGCATCCGCGAACTGAGCTTCGAAGAACGCTTGACCCTCCTGTTGGAACGCGAGCGCGTGATTCGGGATACCAAAGGCATGCAGCGCCGCCTGTCGGCGGCGCGGCTGAAACAGAACGTCAGCATGGAGGAGGTGGATGTCAAACATCCACGTGGGCTCGACGCCAAACTGTTCAGGTCACTTCACAGCGGGCAATGGATCGCCGAAAAGAGAGGTGTCATCATCACCGGCCCGACGGGGGTCGGCAAGACGTTCATTGGGTGTGCCCTGGCACACCAGGCCTGCCGCCAGGGGTTTACCGCGCTGTACGCACAAACAGGACGACTGCTTGGGGACATGACGCTGGCCAAAGGCGACGGGCGGTACCTGAAGTTGCTCGCTCACCTGGCCAAGGTGCAGGTGCTGATTCTGGACGACTGGGGGCTGGATGTGCCGACGCCAGAAGGCAGAAGAATTCTCCTGGAGATTCTGGATGACCGCTATGAGCGGTCATCCACCATCATCACCAGTCAATTTCCGACGTCGGCCTGGCACGCCAATCTGGGTGATCCGACACTGGCGGACGCGATCTTGGATCGCGTCCTGCATCACGCCTACCGGATTGAATTGAAGGGAGAAAGTCTGCGGAAGAGGTCGCGTCACTTGACCCCATCAGCCGTCAGCCTTTCATAA